The Palaemon carinicauda isolate YSFRI2023 chromosome 20, ASM3689809v2, whole genome shotgun sequence DNA segment TCTctagggcagtgtttcccaaccttttttaaatgattaccccaaaattttatttccaactaatcaattaccccactgaacatatacccggtaacatcggatgtctTTTtacagccacctgatgaactgtatggatcatgtagcccgctattggctgcttgtagttaaaattattgagttttcctataaaataattattgcagatttttgtgtatgaattatggcaataattatgggaatgtgaataactcaatttcagaaaatcttgattaccccaaaaatacgggtccattaccccactggggtaatttaccccagggttgggaaacactgctctagggtCTAGGTTCGTTCTagattcctcgttgctctctccacaacatgatgattgtgggcacactactaagaagcgtaggtgcaaagcgctgcatTCTGCAGAAAGTTCATTGTCTTTAGTTACCTCCCAGACAGACAGCACAGCTtccatacttttacttctaacttccggAACCAGTCTAATATATCAAGAAACGTCTTACGTTTGTATTTCTAACTGCCAAGAAAAACTAATTAGGAAAAAAAGATGTTTAATAGTAAAACCATCGAAATAACAGGTGCGCCTCAGCGAGAGTCGCTCATCGCCCGAGTTGGACGAGCACCCCCTTTTCTGTACTTAATACTCACCCTCATATGTAAAGTCTCGGCTGACAAAGCCGTCGATTTTGTCGAACGAGACATCAGGTTACGGAGGTTCTGCAGACTCCACGAAAACTTCACGGTCGAAGAGTGCGACTCCTTGGACGAGGCAAACTTCACCCATGTGAAGGTGAGTCGCTGGATTTGGTTCCGTTTGATTATCTATCATAATTGAtgaagtatgtttgtgtgtgtatgtgtgtgtgtgtgtgtgtgtgtgtgtgtgtgagagagagagagagagagagagagagagagagagagagagagagagagagagagagagagagagagagagatacggattttggatatctctaagactttttagtccatccgcggagactccattttgctctttggtagaacgatttagtttaagcatttagagagttcttatgatcttgtctaattgcgagagagagagagagagagagagagagagagagagagagagagagagagagagagagagagagagagagagagataaggatttaGGATATCTCtaatactttttagtccatccgcggagactccaaaataccactttctctaaaaaagaaaagtatctaatcagatgatcctaccagtatcaacttatgtatcagaaacttggagccttgctaaagtctGATAACATAAGGTAGCTGTAAGTTAAAGAGTTacggaaagaataaagatgggaataacaccagAATGAGTCACTAGAGATTGAAAACGATGCAGGGGAATGTAGAGGAGACGATTAACTGACGTCCTCAGAAAATTTGCAgttttagactggcatagaaagactataagcaggcgattgttattaaattattacgACATGATACTGCATTCAGGATGCTTATTCTTATCTTGAAACGCTTATAGTGTTTATTCTATCTTATCGCTCTTTATCAAATAAGAACTTCCTTTTTGTCGTCATTACTTCACTGTAACATAATCACAAATGCATGCGATATACGGTCACTTGTTAAATCAAATAATGCATCTCttctgtaatattttcttttaattgtctaTCATCACACCTAGCATTTGGAAAATGATGATAGACAAATGGATACACATTTGTGTCGTATAATGAATAAAAACTTTGTCAAGTTTggatgaattaaaaaagaaaagtgtAAGCAATTTTCAAGGCTATAATTATCGCCAGAGTGATGACATCAagataagagaagaaaaaaaaaaccgaagtgcAAGACAACACAGGTACTAGCAGATAATCAAGATCTTCAAGAAGTAGTTTAGAAATATCGCTGATAAAGCGCCGGAAAAAAACAAAGcagacactatttttttttcttttaagaagcgAGTCTTAGCACCAAGGAAAGCTTTGGACGTGCCTCTGAAATGATAGAAATATATTCACTTAATCATATCTTCATTTGTAAATGGCCAACAAAACCATTTCTAATAGATGAATTCTCTCCTCAAtcaatatacactgttaaaaatttgcattaaaaaacggtacatgtctggcaacatttattccaggttttttatcGTCTCAAAATCGGATATATtatcgtaaaggagtgatattgtggTCACGAACACGTAAAAGgtgataacaaagtaagataaaattacggtcgtctgtattttactgaaatacggttgagaacagtatatgtttaatgaaaatttccgattaaaattacgggtttttctaacagtgtaatatTCACTCCTATAATGTTTCACTTAACTGCAAGTGCCAATACTTATAACGGAATAATTTCCACCACTATTAAGTTTATTCTTACTTGTGATATCAGAATCTCCTCTTTCCAGAACGCGACTTACGCCCTTGAAGAGGACTTCGTCACTACAACGCACATTATCTCTATTCCATTATCTCTTCTGGTGATATCCTTAGCAGCTCCCTGGAGTGACAGACATGGAAGGTTATGCCTCATGAAAGCATCTATCGTGGGGTACTTGATGGCAGCTCTGTGCTACACCTTGTTTGTTCGTTTCGAAAGCTGGCCAGTTGAGGTAAGGGAATTGTTCTAGTTGTCAGAGAGAAGTTTAGTTGGGCCAACTCTCATCAAGGTAGCCCAAAGTTTTAGATTGGCCTTTGACTGACACAGTAAAGTTTAAGATTTTTATAGGTAGTAGCTTggtcagggaaccagccaccccatgagatactactgctattattattattattattattattattattattgttgttgttgttgttgttgttgttgttattactagctaagctacaaccttagctggaaaagcaggatgctatatgcccaagcgttccaacagggaaaattagcccagtgaggaaaggaaataaggaaataaataaatgatatgagaagtaatgaacaatcaaaataaaatactttaaaaacggttataacattaaaacagatatttcatatatatacaataaaaagacttatgtcagcctatcaaCATAAAATTatatgctacaagtttgaacttttaaagttctactgattcaactaccctcctctgccctcatacacgtgacaaactgagattaccaaacaatttttcttcacccaaagggttaactactgcaatgtgattgttcagtggctactttcctcttggtatgggtggaAAAGACACATTAGCTATgtttagcagctcttctacgagaagacattacaaaatcaaaccattattctctagtcttaggtagtaccatagcctctgtaccatggtcttcactgtcttggattagagttctctttctggtgggtgcactcgggcacactgttctatcttatttctcttcctcttggtttttgaagtttttatagtttatatatgaaagatctaattcaatgttgttactgttcttgaaataattcatttcaattgtttattacttttcttgtagtacatttctttcctcgtttcctttcctcactgggctatctttccctgttggagccctttgggtcaTAGTATCCTTACTTtttaactaggattgtaacttagcttgtaatgatgataataataataataataataataataataataataataataataataataatttgagtgaCACTGAGGAAAGTTGTAGACTTGTACAATTCTAGCTTTAATGGAGATAATCGaaaatatatatacccaaagaATATCCCAATTCAAGTGAGATCTACTTAAAAGGGGTTTAGACTTTTACGGGCTTACCCAAAAGGGCGTTTTAGACTTTCATGGGTCTGAGAAGAATATTAGTTTTAGACTATAGCAGTACTGCCTCGTAGGCCATTGGGCTGtaatattgcaagagcccgtggttGGCTGGAAGGGATAGGGAATCTTTAACAACAAAATCATATGCTTAAACTCTCATGGGCTGCCCACAATGGAAGGTTAGATTCATAGGGTTAACTCGAGTGATATTCTAAATTTCACAGGGCTAGGATTCCCATAAGGGTAactaaaaagacttttttttttatcttttataggtTAATTACAAGTATATTAGACATTGATAATAAATAAGATTGAGCTTCAAAGCACTGACTCAAATAAATCCTGACTGTGCAATTATGTATATCTCAAACAAAACCCATATTTTCAACTAGCAGTCGGTGTACATAAATCTTTGGGTGGTGTTACTGCAGTTGCAGTCAATTAGATTTTGTCTGTGTCCTATGCGTTCCAGTACGATGAGAGTAGGCAGTGAAACCTCTTTGTAGTGATAGATACCAGTAACTACAACTCAGCTGTCAGAAAATGTCTTTTAGTTTTACGCTCAAAAGGAAAAATGTTCAAGTTATTTCAACCTCCTACGCTGCAGAAAGAAGAGTTCATATCTCTTAATTGCGGTTTAATAAACAAATACAGAAGAAATAATCAAATAAGACGACTACATTTAGTTGAAATATGTTTGACCATGCAAGATTTGGAtaaaattgttcatttcttcttccaGGTATTGCTGGCGGCCACTGTCCTGCGCAGCGTGGCCGGAGGCCCATCCTTTTTcccaatggccttcttcagcatGACAGTGGACAAGACAGATTCCAAGACAAGACCGTTAAAAATAGGCGTGGGCGTTAACTGCTTGCTTTTAACGAGGTTAATAGGATACGGGACAGGACTCGCGTGCGAAGCGAAACCCTTTTGGGCCCTAATCGTGGCTCTCCTGTATTATATCCTGGCCCTGTTCATGTCAAACGAATTCCTGCAGGAGGACAAAGTCGAACGCGGAGCTCGAGTCCCACCGAGAGACAACAATCCAGTCGTGGATTTGCTCCATCCTAAAAATGTGTCCGACCTTTGGGCCGTGGCTTTGAAGGCGAGGCCCCAGAGGCAACGAGTGCACTTGCTTCTCATCCTATTCGTTACTTTCTTCGTTTTGTTTTCTCCTCCGAGTTTCCTGGCAGAATGGGAGATGACCTATTTGGGATGGGACCGTGACCAGTTCATCATAGTTACAGCAGTTTACCTCATCTGTGGACAGGTGAGTTCATTTTCTGATACCATCACCAAagtcaaaacattattattattattattattattattattattattattattattattattattattattattattattatcataaattgcaGTACTCTATTTGTCCTATTAGAGCTATTAAAGTTGTTGATCATTAGAGGCTTGCTGATAGAGTTCCCCAATCCTGCAGAATTATGATTGGTtcatattttactttcatttaatTTCCACTAGGCTGCCGTCTTCACAAGATACAATTATTCATAATGTATTTGCCTTATTAGTTAATCATTGCTTGTATCTAAATGATATTAATCAAGAACTTACAACGAATTCTTAGGATTATTTGGCTAATTGCATCATATAACAGCTTTTACTGAGGCCAAGTCTCAGCATAGATATTATTTATAACATCTTATCTTTTCACGTAAATGTACTTTTTCAGctaattcatttaattttcctccactgaataaataaataaattcttctTGAACAGTGACTCAATGACTGAATTTAATTCAGGAATGTGGGCTATATGGCGTCGATGATCAGGAAGTCATATTTATGGTACACCACATGCGTTACCCCTTTGCCGGGTAGAAACATAGAAAACGGCACCAACCCCCTCCGTAAACCATTATTATGTATCTCTTAGAGTCAAACGACCCCACATTTGTTGCTGACATATCAATCAGTGCTCCATTATCAGAAAGGATAATTGTTGTTGCCGATATGCGACCCAATTATTCGTTCTCACCTATCTTAAGAGAGTTAGCCACTTCTAAAGTAGATAACTGTCTCCGCAAGCAATGCGAGTACCCATTGCTACTTATCAGTCTGATAAACGCCTTTATCTGCATCTTCAATTATTATCATAAGGCTAATCTAGGAAGTGTTGATAAATATTGCCATTACTATTTCTACCTAGTAATTGTTAAGATTCATCTGTCAATGTTGTAGATTGGGCTAAGTCGTTTAGATAACCTAACAATCatccactgtcttcgggtagacttctcttgcttgggTGTACATTTGGGTACCCCATCCtagttatctttcttttttctaggtttttttatagtttatatatgaaagatttattttactgttattactgttcttagaatattctaattttttattacttttgtagtttattcatttccttatttcctttcatcactggactattttctctgttggagcccttgggcttatagcatcctgcttttccaacttagcaagtaataataataatgataatgacaatgatattaataataataataataataataatgatgataataataataataataatgataatgataatgataatgataacgataacgataatgataacggtaacggtaaaaataatgataataataataataataataataataaatattaagagcaacaacaaaaatgtaataaagaaaagCAATGATTATAATTGATGCAAGTTTGAAAAATATAGCCCCCTAgccagtacagtggtaacatgttcgcctagcatttgcatggcagcagatcgatccacgCCCAGGACTgtaaatttaagctgtttactggggaggccactgctgtagttgggcaccgcTGCAGGGGGGTTTGGCTTGtctggctgacattctggtgaaactggaactgaaaacagacaccttcaaccttacgctattttccctattggagcccttgggcttatagcatcttgcttttccaactagggttgtagcttggctagtagtaataataataataataataataataataataataataacgttacgCATTGAAGAAAATATAACATAAGCGTGCTCTTTCATTTGCAGATATTTAACTTGGTAGTTCTAAAATTAACagagattttgttttgtttttttccagATATTTACCATAGTAGTTATAAGATTAACGGAGAAATACCCTATCCCTGACTGCCTGCTGGCAGCAACTGCCGAAGGAATGATAGTCTTCCAGGATCTGCTGTTGATTGCAGTGGTTCGACCTGACCTCTCGGGTATCGTTTACGGTGCAATGGTCTTCTCGATCTGGCATAACCTCAGTGACGTTGGAATCAGACTCGCATTGAGTAAtgtaaggccctgtccacactaccgggcagtccccgacgggcagacagtgataccaggccacaatagttagtgaaaatgagggttgatgacgtcagaagcgggaaaactaaaggcagggatctggcaacactttatgatgccagatccctgtctgtggttttcccgcttctgacgtaattaaccctcaatcttactaactattgtggtctggtatcactgtttgcccgtcgggtactgcccggtagtgtggacagggcctaaggGTTTAGCAAATATTCCTTTGAaactttaatttttactttttaagtTTATTGAAATATGAGTTTTATCATAATGGATGAAGATATGTTTAGAGCAAATGCAGTGTTGACTGGAAAACGTTTTTGATAATTCTTATTATCGATTTATTTACTTTGCTTTTACTTTAtgggttgcttttctggtcctgtactgCAGGAGAACcaatactctctacaggacctttcagGATTCATTTCATCATATACATTCCAAGACATTTAGCATTTCAGGGTTATCAAATATTTCTTTGaaactttaattttgtttttttaagtttatggAAATATGATATTTATCATGAACAATGAGGATATGCTCAGAGCAGATGCAGTATTGACGAAAAAGTATTGTGCTACTaattcttattgtttattttttgccATCTTCTTTTCTCACCTTCCGTTTCCATCCCCAAATTATATTAGCTACCTGCCAATAGACAAACAAAGTAAGAAGTAAGGCTTGGGACTATAAATGTAATTAACAATATCTTTCCGAATTGGGAATCTAAAATTTCTGGTAATTTTCGCATCTTGGTTATCAACGCATAGCAAACCACAATTAGCCAAGGCA contains these protein-coding regions:
- the LOC137660007 gene encoding proton-coupled folate transporter-like — its product is MFNSKTIEITGAPQRESLIARVGRAPPFLYLILTLICKVSADKAVDFVERDIRLRRFCRLHENFTVEECDSLDEANFTHVKNATYALEEDFVTTTHIISIPLSLLVISLAAPWSDRHGRLCLMKASIVGYLMAALCYTLFVRFESWPVEVLLAATVLRSVAGGPSFFPMAFFSMTVDKTDSKTRPLKIGVGVNCLLLTRLIGYGTGLACEAKPFWALIVALLYYILALFMSNEFLQEDKVERGARVPPRDNNPVVDLLHPKNVSDLWAVALKARPQRQRVHLLLILFVTFFVLFSPPSFLAEWEMTYLGWDRDQFIIVTAVYLICGQIFTIVVIRLTEKYPIPDCLLAATAEGMIVFQDLLLIAVVRPDLSGIVYGAMVFSIWHNLSDVGIRLALSNIGGKGEIGKIFGILAMQETVMTFAQKMAFRSFWDATRDYLVTSQHVLSAFFGVLNSAVLFGVFMSETHLQKNGRQNENIKTMIEDCDKYKSGDNSKGTVKSAQGHDNMAFETNHKY